From Polynucleobacter sp. MWH-Braz-FAM2G, a single genomic window includes:
- a CDS encoding MMPL family transporter → MKRFNYSKSLAAGFLAITLGLLAWTIFNFSNIASHVDSNIFSLLPKSDRNQIAKEFIERIGKNGEKSLVILVGSNSLETSLAAEKRLRDLIKELPVVSASSENYSEFLAKLTAHRSGLLTSDDIAHLNTESSNFWVERSNALAYALGSSVVPWKDDPFGLLNDWLYKLGKTSKVRPYGDSLVAQGSDRSYVVVPLRVDDSVNSMNSQIHLADSLNIAINSTKDKFPEVEIVKSGVIFFAAATSKSVEKDISLIGLVSGTLALTLILLVFRSLYAVGVVLITVSIAFLYAVLAAYLFFPKIYILTIAFGISLIGMSADYCLYWLTASMGDHKDTFERRRYLLPGMSLALITTALGYLLMIATPFSVLSQMAVFSIVGIVAAWLTVVLLFPFIEGLDFNDSKAVNLIKNLQLLVWGASTKFKVLATIGIIALSFYGLQATKVDDDLRSMASLDGGLVADQLKASSILGIPSPSQFFVITTSSEQETLEKTENLAAKLDKLVADGLITGYQAVTLYVPSIASQKIASQAYASSNKGSASKSLAKEFGIDGTWATNQSRVDPPLTIGDIKDLPIYQKLSYLWFDSESYAGKSSAVLLTGVSSSAAVQALSGVADHEVSWVNKTQEISELFGNYRTLFSYVIAVGYLLTFVVVSIRYRRDAWRALVPPIFATLLTLAILSLLGETISLLSVVAFALLLGVGTDYGIFLLQYPSDRRVLLSISVAALMTLISFGSLAFSSIPALHSFGIALLFGVFLSWLLTIFFAKQASEHA, encoded by the coding sequence ATGAAGCGCTTCAATTACAGTAAATCTCTTGCTGCGGGTTTTCTTGCCATTACGCTAGGTTTATTGGCGTGGACAATTTTTAATTTCAGCAATATCGCAAGCCATGTTGATAGCAACATCTTTTCTTTGCTTCCTAAGTCCGATAGAAATCAGATCGCAAAAGAATTTATTGAGCGCATTGGCAAAAATGGGGAAAAATCATTAGTTATCCTCGTGGGGTCAAATAGCCTTGAGACCTCATTAGCCGCAGAAAAACGCCTTAGAGATTTAATTAAAGAGCTACCGGTTGTTAGCGCCTCTTCTGAAAACTACTCAGAGTTTCTTGCTAAGCTAACCGCCCACAGGTCAGGGCTGTTAACGTCTGATGATATTGCCCATTTAAATACTGAATCCTCAAACTTCTGGGTTGAGAGGTCAAATGCCTTAGCTTATGCATTGGGGAGTTCTGTAGTTCCATGGAAGGATGATCCCTTTGGCCTCCTTAATGATTGGTTATATAAGTTAGGTAAGACAAGCAAGGTTCGACCATATGGCGATAGCTTAGTTGCGCAGGGGTCAGATAGAAGTTACGTTGTTGTGCCGCTAAGGGTAGATGATTCAGTGAATTCTATGAATTCTCAGATCCATCTTGCGGATAGCTTAAATATCGCAATTAATAGCACCAAGGATAAATTTCCCGAAGTTGAAATTGTGAAATCGGGAGTCATTTTCTTTGCTGCAGCCACCTCTAAGTCGGTGGAAAAAGATATATCACTTATTGGTTTGGTCTCCGGTACCTTGGCCTTGACCCTGATTCTTCTTGTTTTCAGGAGTTTGTATGCCGTTGGGGTTGTTTTAATAACGGTTTCGATCGCATTTTTATATGCCGTTCTAGCAGCCTATCTTTTCTTTCCAAAAATTTACATACTGACCATCGCTTTTGGAATAAGCCTTATTGGCATGTCTGCAGATTACTGCTTGTATTGGCTGACTGCATCTATGGGTGATCACAAAGATACATTTGAAAGAAGGCGTTATTTGTTGCCGGGTATGTCATTAGCGCTAATTACAACTGCGCTGGGTTACTTATTGATGATTGCAACGCCTTTCTCGGTACTTTCTCAGATGGCAGTCTTTTCAATAGTTGGAATTGTTGCTGCATGGCTGACAGTCGTCTTGCTATTCCCATTTATAGAAGGGCTGGATTTTAATGACAGTAAAGCAGTTAATCTGATCAAGAACTTGCAGTTACTTGTATGGGGTGCCTCTACTAAGTTCAAAGTGCTAGCCACTATTGGAATCATTGCGCTTTCTTTTTACGGATTACAGGCCACAAAGGTTGATGATGATCTGAGATCTATGGCAAGTTTAGATGGCGGGCTTGTTGCTGACCAACTGAAGGCGTCAAGTATTTTGGGTATTCCTAGCCCATCTCAGTTCTTTGTTATTACGACGTCATCAGAACAAGAAACTCTGGAGAAGACGGAGAATCTAGCTGCAAAGCTAGATAAATTGGTTGCCGATGGGTTGATAACTGGATATCAAGCAGTTACCTTGTATGTGCCTTCAATCGCAAGTCAAAAGATCGCAAGTCAGGCATATGCATCTTCGAATAAGGGGTCTGCATCTAAGTCGCTTGCCAAAGAGTTTGGAATAGACGGGACCTGGGCGACAAATCAGAGCAGGGTTGACCCACCATTAACAATTGGCGATATCAAAGATTTGCCGATATATCAAAAGCTTTCATATCTATGGTTTGATTCTGAGAGCTATGCTGGTAAATCTTCTGCAGTATTACTGACAGGAGTGAGTAGTTCGGCGGCAGTTCAAGCGCTATCTGGGGTTGCTGACCACGAAGTATCTTGGGTTAACAAGACCCAAGAAATTTCGGAATTGTTTGGTAACTACAGGACTTTATTTAGTTATGTAATTGCCGTGGGGTACTTGCTGACCTTTGTTGTTGTGTCTATAAGGTATAGAAGGGATGCTTGGCGAGCCCTTGTGCCGCCAATATTCGCGACATTGCTTACGCTGGCAATACTTTCTCTATTGGGCGAGACAATATCGCTTTTATCCGTTGTCGCCTTTGCGCTATTGCTTGGTGTTGGTACGGACTATGGGATATTTCTGCTTCAATATCCAAGCGATAGAAGAGTGCTGCTTTCGATTTCAGTTGCCGCCTTAATGACTTTAATCTCATTTGGCAGCCTTGCATTTAGCAGCATTCCTGCGCTCCATAGTTTTGGAATAGCGCTTTTATTTGGCGTGTTCCTATCTTGGTTGTTAACTATTTTCTTCGCAAAACAGGCATCAGAACATGCTTAG
- a CDS encoding DUF3261 domain-containing protein, whose translation MLRFKIFSICLAASLLLSGCATVFLNDSNDKSLSGLGEPRTLEMQMQITRGDTSFAMDLVADVHNQGLTVIGSAFGARIFTLSFDGNLISEGVGLGLPITVSNRLIVDDVILTLATLKSLEVGLPKGCAISVDGDWRKIYCNEQLIVKIKHQKMADKNELVSIERLQPEYKVNFVISEAK comes from the coding sequence ATGCTTAGATTTAAGATCTTCAGTATCTGTTTGGCTGCCTCGCTTTTGCTGTCTGGCTGCGCAACGGTTTTTCTGAATGACTCCAATGACAAGAGCTTGAGTGGATTGGGTGAACCAAGAACATTAGAGATGCAGATGCAAATTACTAGAGGCGATACTTCATTTGCAATGGATCTAGTGGCTGATGTACATAATCAAGGTTTAACTGTTATAGGTTCAGCATTTGGCGCTCGTATCTTTACGCTTTCCTTTGATGGAAATCTAATTTCCGAGGGGGTGGGCTTGGGATTGCCAATTACAGTGTCCAATAGACTGATAGTAGACGATGTTATTTTGACCCTCGCTACTCTAAAGTCCTTAGAGGTAGGGTTGCCTAAGGGATGCGCAATATCCGTAGATGGTGATTGGCGAAAGATATACTGTAACGAACAGCTAATTGTGAAAATCAAGCATCAAAAAATGGCTGATAAGAATGAGCTAGTTTCTATTGAGAGACTTCAGCCAGAATATAAAGTGAATTTTGTTATAAGCGAAGCAAAGTGA
- a CDS encoding beta-ketoacyl-ACP synthase translates to MTIYINDYAITSPLGYGVDETRKNLFSGISPGMGPTDKYSPGRALYLGQVNDALPDLAQTPIKHRSRNNQLLSASFNQIEDRFFLLSSGIEKSRIAVIIGSSTSGISDEEEVFPYALENQKFPESFDLAQRLFCSPAHFLADRLGISGPTYGISTACTSSAKAIISGARLLKSGMVDLVIAGGVDTLCKFTVAGFTSIESVSEGRCNPLSVNRSGINIGEGSALFILSREPGGISISGWGESSDGYHISAPDPDGKGGEIAIKSALSMANKQCNQIEYINLHGTGTNHNDSMESKLIDRLGFGCPVSSTKALTGHTLGAAGAIEAAISCLTLDGDGHLPPHIWDGAQDPALPQLNLASSLPDSPKVVMSNNFAFGGNNTSLILEKA, encoded by the coding sequence GTGACGATTTATATTAACGATTACGCAATTACTAGCCCTCTTGGGTATGGGGTTGACGAGACTCGTAAGAATCTTTTTTCAGGCATTAGCCCAGGGATGGGTCCGACTGATAAATATAGCCCTGGCAGAGCCCTATATTTAGGGCAGGTTAATGACGCACTTCCCGATTTGGCTCAAACGCCGATTAAGCATCGCTCCAGAAACAATCAACTGCTCTCAGCGTCCTTTAATCAAATTGAAGATAGGTTTTTTCTTCTTTCGAGTGGAATTGAAAAAAGCCGTATTGCAGTAATTATTGGGTCAAGCACGTCAGGTATATCTGACGAGGAGGAGGTCTTTCCTTATGCTTTGGAGAATCAGAAGTTTCCGGAGTCATTTGATTTGGCTCAAAGACTATTTTGTTCGCCCGCACATTTTTTGGCAGATAGACTTGGGATTTCTGGTCCAACGTACGGAATCTCAACTGCTTGCACCTCTAGCGCTAAGGCCATCATTAGTGGGGCTAGGTTACTAAAAAGCGGAATGGTCGATTTAGTCATCGCTGGTGGCGTAGATACGTTATGCAAATTTACTGTTGCTGGATTTACTTCAATAGAATCAGTTTCAGAAGGGCGTTGCAACCCGCTTTCAGTAAATAGATCTGGAATCAATATTGGAGAAGGTAGTGCACTCTTTATTTTGAGTCGCGAACCTGGTGGCATCTCTATCTCAGGATGGGGAGAGAGCTCTGATGGTTATCACATATCTGCGCCAGACCCCGATGGCAAGGGCGGAGAGATTGCCATTAAGTCTGCTTTAAGCATGGCTAACAAGCAATGTAATCAGATTGAATACATCAATCTTCACGGCACCGGCACAAATCACAATGACTCAATGGAGTCCAAGTTAATTGACCGACTTGGGTTTGGGTGCCCGGTAAGCTCTACTAAGGCATTAACTGGTCACACGCTAGGTGCTGCTGGTGCAATTGAGGCTGCAATCTCATGTTTAACTCTCGATGGCGATGGACATTTGCCCCCGCATATATGGGATGGGGCCCAAGATCCTGCATTACCCCAGCTTAATCTTGCCTCAAGCTTGCCTGACTCACCAAAGGTCGTGATGTCGAATAATTTTGCATTTGGTGGGAATAACACATCCTTGATATTGGAGAAGGCGTGA
- the fabG gene encoding 3-oxoacyl-ACP reductase FabG — MKLNKTVLITGANRGIGRAIACRLASEGYDLALHCRSNIGELESVAQSIEKEFGIKASLLQFDVSDRVGTKAALEKYLSEFGAPYGVVCNAGVTADNSFPAMLGEEWDGVINTNLGSFYNVLHPLVMPMVSSRKPGRIVTMSSVSGVMGNRGQVNYSASKAGVIGATKALALELAKRNITVNCVAPGLIETDMVSEDVVENALKVIPAQRMGKPEEVAATVSFLLSEGAAYITRQVISVNGGMI, encoded by the coding sequence ATGAAGCTAAATAAAACTGTTCTGATTACTGGTGCCAATAGGGGTATTGGTAGGGCTATTGCCTGCAGACTGGCCTCTGAAGGCTATGATCTGGCACTGCATTGCAGATCAAACATTGGTGAGTTGGAATCAGTTGCCCAATCGATTGAAAAAGAGTTCGGTATCAAAGCCTCTCTTTTGCAGTTTGATGTTTCTGATCGAGTCGGCACTAAAGCGGCTCTGGAAAAATATCTTTCTGAGTTTGGTGCGCCATATGGAGTTGTTTGTAATGCCGGAGTTACTGCAGATAATTCTTTTCCCGCAATGTTGGGCGAAGAGTGGGATGGCGTCATAAATACCAATCTGGGATCTTTTTACAATGTACTGCATCCATTGGTAATGCCTATGGTGTCTAGTAGAAAGCCTGGAAGAATAGTCACCATGTCTTCTGTTTCTGGGGTAATGGGAAATAGGGGGCAGGTAAATTACAGTGCCTCTAAAGCAGGCGTTATTGGGGCAACTAAAGCGTTGGCTCTGGAGTTGGCCAAGCGAAACATTACAGTGAACTGTGTGGCCCCGGGGTTAATAGAGACCGATATGGTTTCAGAAGACGTTGTCGAAAATGCTCTAAAGGTAATTCCGGCGCAAAGAATGGGGAAACCGGAGGAGGTAGCTGCAACAGTCAGCTTCCTGCTAAGCGAAGGTGCTGCCTACATAACAAGACAGGTAATCTCTGTTAATGGCGGAATGATTTAA